A window from Mangifera indica cultivar Alphonso chromosome 2, CATAS_Mindica_2.1, whole genome shotgun sequence encodes these proteins:
- the LOC123199359 gene encoding endoribonuclease Dicer homolog 2-like: MDMVTTEQGSSDPLPFARCYQLEALEKAIKQNTIVFLETGSGKTLIAIMLLRHYAYLLRKPSQYIAVFLVPQVVLVSQQAKAIKLHTDLKVGMYWGEMGVDYWDAATWNEEISKHEVIVMTPQILLNGLRHSFFKLSMIKVLILDECHHTRGKYPYACIMTEFYHPLLKSGESDLPRIYGMTASPIKSKGANSNHGYWENIDELETLMNSKVYTCSSESVIAHYIPFSTPKFKIYKYIEFPYALYARLEDELNSLLSKHEISLNNSDLIDTQAESIRKKVWKIHSTLLFCVKELGVWLALKAARSLSRYENDFFAWGHLDVLGGSIVKRFSSDAHKVFATVIPSVPGWSIGNNVKVNVDTGLLTEKVACLFDCLLEYRALQDIRCIIFVQRVITAIVLEALLNELLPGYCSWKTKYIAGNNSGLQCQSKKKQNEIVEEFRQGLVNIIIATSILEEGLDVQSCNLVIRFDPSATVCSFIQSRGRARMQNSDYLLMVKSGDRTALSRLENYLASGEIMRKESLRHASHPCSHLGNGKHDEDYYCVESTGAIVTLSSSVGLIHFYCSRLPSDGYFKPSPRCVIDKEMEICTLYLPKSCPIQIVQVQGNVKALKQIACLEACKQLHQIGALTGNLVPEIVVEEAEAQKSENDPYNDEQPIYFPPELVNEHAHIAKTMYQCYLIELKQNFNYDVPLHDIILAMRTELEDDILNVNFDMEVDRGTLTVSLKYVGFIELTREQVLYCRRFQITIFRVLLDHNVKKLAEILDGFQLGKGPEADYLLLPSTNSHQPLIDSTSVASVLFPCNYRPKDHTNCPSEGNAHFVETKSGRFCTCMIRNSLVYTPHNGYIYCITGILDHLNANSLLTMKDGAVITYKEYYKQKHGVHLCSDEAILLNGRHLFTVKNYLNNNRHHKERDPSHLTVELPPELCEVIMSPISWSTFYSFSFVPSIMHRFQSLLLAINLKKMLLDDCVQNVTIPTMKVLEAITTKNCVESFHLESLETLGDSFLKYAASHYLFIQHQNNHEGLLSVKKERIISNASLCKLGCDHKIPGFIRTEPFDPKSWIIPGDNSGSYPLQEELLSDTRKIYVSGKKNVKGKTIADAVEALIGAFISTAGESAGILFLNRIGIDVDFVNIPYQRHFQIQAEKLINRAHLESLLNYEFHDSSLLVEALTHGSYMLPEIPSCYERLEFLGDAVLDYLITDHLYNKYPGMSPGLITDLRSASVNNDCYAQSSVKHGLHKHILHCSNELSKQIFATVERFEKSPLGSTFGWESESSFPKVLGDIIESLAGAIYIDSGYDKEKVFKSIRPLLEPLVTPETVRFHPAAELHEICQKQHFDMKKPVAARINGVAIVTVEVTANGRLFKHTSTADDKKTAKKLACKEVLKSLKESISVK, translated from the exons GTAATTGTGATGACACCTCAAATTTTGCTAAATGGCTTGAGGCAcagctttttcaaacttagcatGATCAAAGTTTTAATTCTTGATGAATGCCACCATACCAGGGGTAAATACCCATATGCTTGTATCATGACG GAGTTCTATCACCCCTTATTAAAATCAGGTGAATCTGATCTTCCTAGGATTTATGGGATGACTGCATCTCCTATAAAGTCTAAAG GAGCTAACTCGAATCATGGTTAttgggagaatattgatgaacTTGAGACTCTTATGAATTCAAAG GTTTATACATGCAGCAGTGAATCAGTAATTGCTCATTATATACCATTTTCGACTCCAAAGTTCAAGATATATAAGTATATTGAATTTCCATATGCTTTATATGCTCGCTTAGAAGATGAGTTGAATTCCTTATTATCAAAG CATGAAATTTCTCTGAATAATTCGGATCTTATTGACACACAAGCAGAGTCTATAAGGAAGAAAGTATGGAAGATACATTCAACTTTGTTATTTTGTGTAAAGGAGCTTGGTGTTTGGTTGGCTTTGAAG GCTGCACGGAGCTTATCACGTTACGAAAATGACTTTTTTGCCTGGGGTCATTTGGATGTCCTCGGTGGGTCAATTGTTAAAAGATTCAGTTCGGATGCTCATAAAGTATTTGCCACTGTCATACCATCAG TGCCAGGGTGGTCCATTGGCAATAATGTTAAAGTCAACGTAGATACTGGACTTCTAACAGAAAAAGTTGCTTGCCTATTTGACTGTCTCCTTGAGTACAG GGCTTTGCAGGACATAAGATGTATAATTTTTGTGCAAAGGGTCATTACAGCTATTGTGCTTGAAGCTCTACTAAATGAGTTGCTTCCAGGATACTGCAGCTGGAAGACAAAATATATTGCTGGAAATAATTCTGGGCTGCAATGCCAAtccaagaaaaaacaaaatgaaattgtgGAAGAATTCCGTCAAGGCCTT GTGAACATCATTATTGCAACGTCAATACTTGAAGAGGGTTTAGATGTTCAAAGCTGCAACCTGGTTATTAGATTCGACCCGTCAGCTACTGTATGCAGTTTCATACAGTCCCGAGGTCGTGCTAGAATGCAAAATTCAGATTATTTATTAATGGTGAAGAG TGGGGATCGTACTGCTCTTTCCCGGCTGGAGAATTATCTTGCCAGTGGAGAAATAATGAGAAAAGAATCCCTGCGTCATGCTTCGCATCCTTGCTCTCATCTTGGAAATGGTAAGCATGATGAGGACTATTATTGTGTTGAAAGCACTGGAGCAATCGTGACACTCAGTTCAAGTGTTGGTTTGATACACTTCTATTGCTCACGACTTCCTTCAGATGG ATATTTTAAACCTTCTCCAAGGTGTGTTATAGACAAGGAGATGGAGATTTGCACACTGTATCTTCCCAAGAGCTGCCCTATACAGATTGTTCAAGTTCAGGGAAATGTTAAAGCTCTAAAGCAAATTGCATGTCTCGAAGCATGCAAGCAACTCCATCAAATTGGTGCGTTAACAGGTAATCTTGTTCCTGAAATTGTTGTGGAAGAAGCCGAGGCACAAAAATCTG AGAACGATCCATATAATGACGAGCAACCCATTTACTTCCCACCTGAACTTGTAAATGAGCATGCTCACATAGCCAAGACAATGTATCAGTGCTACTTAATTGAGTTGAAACAGAACTTCAATTATGATGTTCCACTTCATGATATTATCCTTGCCATGAGGACTGAGCTTGAGGATGATATTTTGAATGTGAATTTTGATATGGAAGTTGATAGGGGTACATTGACAGTCAGCTTGAAGTATGTTGGATTTATTGAGCTTACCAGAGAGCAG GTCCTTTATTGTAGGAGGTTTCAGATTACTATTTTCAGAGTTCTTCTGgatcataatgtaaaaaaattggCAGAAATTTTGGATGGATTTCAACTAGGGAAGGGTCCTGAGGCAGATTATCTTCTGCTTCCATCCACTAACTCACATCAGCCGTTGATTGATTCAACCTCTGTTGCTTCTGTTTTATTTCCTTGTAACTATCGTCCAAAGGATCACACAAACTGTCCATCGGAGGGAAATGCCCATTTTGTGGAGACCAAAAGTGGCCGATTTTGCACTTGTATGATTCGAAATTCTTTGGTCTACACCCCGCACAATGGTTACATCTATTGTATCACGGGTATTTTAGATCATTTGAATGCAAATTCACTTCTAACAATGAAAGATGGAGCTGTTATCACGTACAAGGAGTACTATAAACAAAA GCATGGTGTCCATTTATGTTCTGATGAGGCAATATTGCTGAATGGGAGACACCTTTTTACTGTGAAGAACTACCTTAATAACAACAGACACCACAAAGAGAGAG ATCCAAGTCATTTAACTGTTGAATTGCCTCCTGAACTATGTGAAGTAATCATGTCTCCTATATCCTGGAGTACATTTTATTCTTTCAGTTTTGTTCCGTCTATTATGCATCGTTTTCAGTCTTTGCTTCTCGCTATCAACTTGAAGAAGATGCTTTTGGATGATTGTGTGCAAAATGTTACTATTCCAACTATGAAG GTTTTGGAAGCAATCACAACCAAAAATTGCGTAGAGAGTTTTCATCTAGAATCACTTGAAACTCTTGGAGACTCCTTTTTGAAATATGCGGCTAGTCATTATTTATTCATACAGCATCAAAATAATCATGAAGGTCTTCTGAGTGTTAAAAAGGAGAGGATAATTTCGAATGCATCATTGTGCAAGCTAGGATGTGACCACAAAATTCCG GGATTTATTCGTACTGAGCCCTTTGATCCGAAGAGTTGGATAATTCCTGGTGATAATTCTGGAAGTTATCCATTACAGGAGGAGTTACTTTCTGATACAAGAAAAATTTATGTAAGCGGTAAAAAGAATGTAAAAGGTAAGACTATAGCTGATGCAGTTGAGGCACTAATTGGTGCATTCATCAGCACGGCTGGTGAAAGCGCAGGGATACTATTTCTTAATAGGATAGGCATAGATGTAGATTTTGTGAATATACCATATCAGAGACATTTCCAAATTCAGGCAGAGAAGCTTATTAATCGCGCTCATTTAGAGTCTCTGCTGAATTATGAATTCCATGATTCGTCTCTTTTAGTGGAAGCCCTAACCCATGGTTCTTACATGCTTCCCGAGATTCCAAGTTGTTATGAG CGGCTGGAGTTTCTTGGAGATGCAGTTTTGGATTATCTTATTACGGATCATTTATACAACAAATATCCAGGAATGTCTCCTGGATTAATTACTGATTTGAGATCTGCTTCTGTAAATAATGATTGTTATGCACAATCATCCGTGAAGCATGGATTACATAAGCATATTCTCCATTGTTCAAATGAACTGAGTAAGCAAATTTTTGCAACAGTAGAGAGATTTGAGAAATCACCTTTAGGGTCTACATTCGGCTGGGAATCTGAATCGTCTTTTCCCAAG GTACTTGGAGATATCATTGAATCTCTGGCGGGGGCGATATATATTGATTCGGGGTACGACAAGGAAAAGGTCTTCAAGAGTATAAGGCCACTTTTGGAGCCTTTGGTTACTCCTGAGACAGTGAGGTTTCACCCTGCTGCGGAGTTGCATGAAATCtgtcaaaaacaacattttgacATGAAAAAACCAGTCGCTGCCCGGATTAACGGTGTTGCTATTGTCACTGTAGAGGTTACAGCCAATGGGAGACTATTTAAACATACTTCTACGGCTGATGACAAGAAAACAGCTAAGAAATTAGCTTGCAAAGAAGTTTTAAAGTCTCTAAAGGAAAGCATTTCCGTAAAGTAA